In Caretta caretta isolate rCarCar2 chromosome 11, rCarCar1.hap1, whole genome shotgun sequence, the sequence GGTGATGCCCACCACCAGGCACATGAAGTACTTGAGCATGAAGACGGCGTAGTCCGGCTTGGGCTTGCGCGGGTCGCCGGGGCAGGAGCAGGTCTGCGCCTCCTCCCAGCTTTCCCGGTAGTGCTGCTCGTACACGTAGCACGCCACCACCAGGGTGGCCGGCACCGTGTAGAGGACGGTGAAGATGCCGATGCGGATCATCAGCCGCTCCAGCTTGTCGGTCTGGGTGCCCCCTTGCTTGATGACGCTGCGGATGCGGAAGAGGGAGACGAAGCCCGCCAGCAGGAAGAGGGTCCCGGTGAAGAGATAGACCACCAGGGGGGCCAGCACGAAGCCCCGCAGGTTGTCCAGGTTCTGGTTGCCCACGTAGCAGACCCCCGCCACCGGGTCCCCGTCCACCGAGCTCAGCGCCAGCACGGCGATGGCCTTGACGCTGGGGATGAGCCAGGCGGCCAGGTGGAAGTACTGGGAGTAGCCGGCGATGGCCTCGTTGCCCCACTTCAGGCCGGCGGCCAGGAACCAGGTGAGGGACAGGATCACCCACCAGATGGAGCTGGCCATGCCGAAGAAGTAGAGCAGGAGGAAGACCGTGGTGCAGAGCGCGGGGCCCGTGGTCTCGTAGTGCACGTGGCGGTACTCCTGGTTGCAAGCCACGCTGGCGTGGCCGGCCACCAGCCGCACGATGTAGCCCAGCGAGACGAAGAGGTAGCAGGCGGAGAGGAAGATGATGGGCCGCTCCGGGTAGCGGAACCGCTCCATGTCGATCAGGAAGGTGGCCACGGTGGTGGAGGTGGAGAGGAAGCAGAGGATGGACCAGAGCCCGATCCAGAAGCTGGCGAAGGTCTTCTCGTCCTGGGTGAAGTAGGGCTGGAAGCAGGGCACGGCGCAGTTGGGCACCTGGCCGGTGCGGATCTTGCTGTAGAGCGGGTGGGACTCGCGGGCGATGGGCACGAAGGGCTCGGTGCAGCGGCACGCCCGGCCGCAGTCCGCGCCGCCGCCCGGGGCGAGGCTCCTCTGGGGCCCCCTGGAGGCGCGGGTGGGCTTGGCCAGGGCGGGCGGCGGGGCGGTGGGCTCGCTGCGGTTGTAATCCATGCAGAGCGTGTCCGGGTCCCCCAGCGCCGGCAGCCGCTCGCAGCTCATCCGCTCGGGCCAGGCGAAGCCGTACTGGCGCATGAGGGGCGAGCAGCCGGCCTTGGCCCGCTCGCACACGGCGCGGCAGGGCGGCAGGGGCTTGGCGTAGTCCAGCAGGCAGATGGGGGTGTAGACGCTGCAGAGGAAGAAGCGCAGGTCCGGCGAGCACTGGATCTCCACCAGCGGCCAGAACTGGTGCACCTCCAGCCCCGCCTCGTCCTGCGTGTCGTGGTTGAACTGGTTGGGCATGTAGGTCAGGTTGTAGCCGATGCCCTTGCACATGGGCACCGTGATCTCCTGGCACACGGGCGCCTTGGCGGCGGCGGCCGCGACCGGCGggagccgcagcagcagcagcaggctcagGAGCCCCCGGCCGGCGCCGACCATGGTGAGCGCAGCGCGCCGCGGCTGGCCCGGGGCAGCAGCAGACGAGCTCGGGCAGGAGCTGCGGAGTCTCTCCCCGGCCGCCGCCGGCGGGGACCCCGAGTCCGGCGGGCCGGGGCGCTGCCTAGGCACGGGCGGCGCTCGGCTCGCGGAGAAGTTTGGCAGCGGTCCCTGCGCCGAGCCCGGCCCCTGGGGCATGGCCCGCCCGCGCCGGGCGGCTCGGCGCTCAGCCCCGGCCGGCCCGCTGCCCCCGCACGCCGGGCTCCATGGCCGCGGGCAGCCACCTGCAGCGAAGGGGAAAGGGGAGCGCTGCCCCGGCCGCTGCGATCCGGCCGGGAGGGCAGGGCATCAGGCTGCCCCGGGCGCCCGGCACCGCGTGGCCCGCCCTCTGCCGCCTCTGCGCTCTGCCGCCCGCGGGCTCCGGCCCCGGCCCTCGCTGCAGCGACCGCCACCCCGACAGCCGGCGCGGGCGGAGTGGAGCCCCGGCCACGGCCACCTGAGTTGAAATGCACGGGCTGCAGCCCCGCCCCTTCGCCTGCTGGCCACGCCCCTCCGCGTTtagccccacccactccccatggTGATTCCCCGAGGGAGCTTCtcattccccccctcccattgGGGCACACAGCGGCGCTGGACGGGGCGCCCCACCTCTGAATCTGCTTGAACTGGGGCCCTTCCCCGAGCAACCGGGGAGTCTCAGCTTCCAAAGGGAAGCCACTGCCACAGTCCTTCTCAGGCACAGCTCCCCATCCAGGCCACCCTGGAGCACCTGAGCCCTCAGCTCAACACAGGCACGGgtgggggaagtgacttgccctgtCAAATGCAAAGGTGGGTGTTGCGATGTGGCCCTTCCCTTGCCCTGGTTGCACAACATCACAACACTGTGCCAGTGCATGAGACCCACAGCCCGAAACTGACTTGCAAAGAGTCTCTTTGCAGCTCCCGCAAACCTAAACAGTAAACAAACCTATAAAGGAGGCTAGATCTGTCACAGTCACAACTATTGATTAATAACACAGATgaggactttttaaaatctcagcctaGGATTTGTAAGATGACAGTGCCTCTTGAAACATTCTAGGTGTCCCAATATTTTAATTTCCTAATATTTCAACATCTCGAAAAGAATCCTATGTTTAATATGCTTGAGATGTTGTTCACCCCTTGCAGGTACGCAACGATAGTTTATGTAACCTTATATATAAGCTTGGCAATAGGTGGACTGGGATAATGGCACTCATTGAAACAAACTTAGTTCCCTCCACAGAGATAAGTTAAAGTGAAGAGAACAGGAAGGAACAGGATAGAAATAAGCTGTGGCTTTGTGCTTTCAACACCTAAGAAGTGCATCAATAACCTACTAATGCATACGCTGGAGAGCCCGATCTCTCATTAATtatacatttcatttaaaaactcacaAACAACAGGTTTTGGACGTTCCTCCAACATATCCTTCCGCTATGAAAAGCAAACTTAGCAGGGAAACATTTATAAACCCCTTGTCTGAGCTATTTTGAATCTATTTGTTCGTTTTTTCTAATTGGGTTCCTCTTGTTGGAGTTGCTGGTCTCTTGGACTCTCATCTAGCTCTTTCTGGCCCTGCAGAATCCCAGCTGCTCTTTCAGCAGCAGTGCGTGGCCCTACCGCCCCGGGTCAGCTCACTTTCTTTGATAAAAAGCTGATTCAACAGCTCCCAGTTTCGCTTAGATACCAGACCATGAGCGCTGAGTATCTGATGCAGGGGCACAGATTAAATTCAGTGGGGAATTTGACACTCCCAGGAAAGAAGCAGCTCTTGAAACTTACTTTTTCCTCttcatctcctcactgctcccttCACTTCCCATCCCTCAAAGGTGCAGTATCTTTGTCCTGCTCCCTCCATTAACTTTTCCCACTTCACTCACTGGACACAAAGCAGAGTAGGATTTTGGCATGTAAGATGAAGCAGTGGGAATTGGTGCACATCTCCAGGCCTTCAACCACCTATTTCCCTAGGCAGTCTGCTAAACTAGCCCCCTCTACACTGAACCAGAAAGAACCAGAGCAGGAAACAAATACAGAAACAGCATGTAGATTGCAAAGTCTGCTCTGTGTAATTGTGTCTAAAAGAGATTATTATTCATGTAAACAGCCCTTCCTTAGTCAAGGTTTGGGTGATGGTACCTATCTTGCTGATGCACAATGACGgtttggctggagcctgggccacTGCAGCTAGGGATGTCTCAGGAGTGAATCGCTGCCGGGCTAGCTCAGGAAGACGAGAACTCCTTTTGGAACGTATCCCAGAGAACATCCCATTACGCTCTCACTTCTGTATAAACAGACACAAGCTCTGATCCGCGCCTGTTggagacaatggcaaaactcccattgacttcaatgggagctggatcatcCCATATTGTTTCCCCTCCTAGGAGAGATTAGATATGACAGAATCCTGCCCAATTAGTTTCTCCAAAAAAAATAAGGGCGAGGCTACACTACCAAGTTAGGTCGACCCAGCTACGTTGCTTGGGAGGTGCGAAAAATTCACCccccctgagagatgtaggtAAGCCAACCAGTGTAGCCAGCGCTAAGAATTCTTCCCTCCACCTAGCTGCCACCTCACGGAGAGGCTGAACCCCGTCCATTGCTATACATGTCAATgctacagcagtgctgctgtagcatgTCAAGAGTAGACATCGAGCCTCCTGACTACAAAACCCTGGGCCTAGTGCCCACGGCTTGCCCTGGAGACCAGCTCATCAGCCCGGAGAAAGCAAATGATGAACCAGGGTGCACCTTGTGAGTCTGACATCCCATCTCTTCTCCTTTTAGGTGGGTGTCCCCTTGAATATTTTGCTTTAGTCTGAGTAGCAATAGAGCACCCTGGCTTGCAGAAACTGTCAGCAGTTTTCTCTTGGTTCGTTCCACCCCCCTGGTACCACCAGGGGACAGCAGCCGTGGCATTGGCCCACCTTGGGTGCTGTATCCACAGGGAAAATATCAGTGGTCACCTCCCTGGCTACCACAGGCTGGACGCTAGCCCCAGGCAAGCGTCACTCAGCTGTATCATTCAGCTTACCGAGTGGCATGAAGAAGCAAGAAGTTGCTGATATTTTTCAAAACAGTAGCCAGCTCCTGGTTCATCTTAGCTCATTCATATTATACTCAATATACTATAATGAACACAGTTCTTGTATTTATAAGGTGCCTGTCACCTTAGGTGCTAATGCCCAACTAGTcaatggagttaggtgcctaaatacctttgtgaatcccaactacaaggctctgattctgcaaacacttagaccttgtctacacacaaaatgTGCACCAGTTTTGCTAAAATTGGATTTTTACATCTATTTCTTGAAAACAGTGCAAGGCCCTACATTAATTTAACCCTGTTTCGGTTTACTGATTTACACTGAATCAAAAGAAACCAGATTTAAACTGACATAAGACGCTGacaaacaggattgcaccagTTTAGCAAAATCAATTTAAACACCTTACCGTTCGTTAAATCAGTGCAGGTCTTTATGTAGCCATGTACTTCAGtagatgcttaactttatacatgggactagttccattgacttcaaagggagcccTGGTGTGTattaagcacgtgcataaatATTTGCGCAACTGGGGGGGCCTAACTACCATTAGTAACCTGCTGTCCTGTAATAATAGTGACTTGTTCTTTTTTTTGCCCCTTTGTTGTCTACATATAAAACTGCCACTTTAACCAAAAAATAATTAGTTGATACTTATACAAGCGCTTAACATATTAGGAAGTGGATTCGACAAGCTAGAAGGCCTGGTAAATCTCTTTCTTTAAGCTCAATCTCACTGCTCCTGCATGGAAAcgtcctatagaatttaacaggGATGAAACCAATCTGGTTCTATAGACACTAACAAGCCTAATGTCTGAGCAAATGAACTCCTTTTCCTAGAATTTTGGAAGATGCGTACAGAATTTAGAGGCCTGGAGCGTTAGCAGCTAGCGAAAGGAGCTTCTCTGTTCATATCAATAGGGCAGTTCTATAAGCGGATGCTATGATTCCTTCATGTTGCAGCCATTTCAGCATTCCAAAACTGAATGCAGTTTGTCATCAATATTGTAATACCGATAACACAACCTTTGGTGTAAATGGCAAAAATTGCAAAAACTTGGTTCCTTTTTGggtgaaaatttttgattttttttttaaaccagtgctAGCAGGGATTTAAAGCAACTAGGTCCCATCTTCAGAGTGCTTACAACCTTGTCACTGGCTCATTCTTTCCTTGTGGTCTCCTCTGTCTGCTGCATCTCATTGAATGCtgtctgtaagctctttggtacAGGGACCAGCTCTTTGTTATGGGTTTTTACTGTGTCTAACACAATGGGTCATGATTGTAATCTAAATAATCATCTGGCAGCCTGATATCTGCAAAACCTTAAGGACTGCATGTGTGAGTGAGAGTTTGCAGCATTGGATCAGCTAAATAACAAAACTACTCAGGCATAgagtatca encodes:
- the FZD5 gene encoding frizzled-5: MPQGPGSAQGPLPNFSASRAPPVPRQRPGPPDSGSPPAAAGERLRSSCPSSSAAAPGQPRRAALTMVGAGRGLLSLLLLLRLPPVAAAAAKAPVCQEITVPMCKGIGYNLTYMPNQFNHDTQDEAGLEVHQFWPLVEIQCSPDLRFFLCSVYTPICLLDYAKPLPPCRAVCERAKAGCSPLMRQYGFAWPERMSCERLPALGDPDTLCMDYNRSEPTAPPPALAKPTRASRGPQRSLAPGGGADCGRACRCTEPFVPIARESHPLYSKIRTGQVPNCAVPCFQPYFTQDEKTFASFWIGLWSILCFLSTSTTVATFLIDMERFRYPERPIIFLSACYLFVSLGYIVRLVAGHASVACNQEYRHVHYETTGPALCTTVFLLLYFFGMASSIWWVILSLTWFLAAGLKWGNEAIAGYSQYFHLAAWLIPSVKAIAVLALSSVDGDPVAGVCYVGNQNLDNLRGFVLAPLVVYLFTGTLFLLAGFVSLFRIRSVIKQGGTQTDKLERLMIRIGIFTVLYTVPATLVVACYVYEQHYRESWEEAQTCSCPGDPRKPKPDYAVFMLKYFMCLVVGITSGVWIWSGKTLDSWRRFTGKWCRGRKPALCTEAGSALTGRAAGAPSASYRKPVPLSQV